The Algoriphagus sp. TR-M9 genome has a window encoding:
- a CDS encoding copper homeostasis protein CutC, with protein MGKVILESPVFNVEAALQAASFGIDRLELCANFPEGGETPSAGMLKFLKSEVDIPVFVMIRPRGGDFYYSQKELMVMKRDIETLGSLGADGFVFGVLDKNGCVNTDACDSLIRTASGKPCTFHRAFDASSDYFDALEKIIGCDFQRILTSGGKNSVTDGLDTIKALMEKAEDRISIMPGGGSKPEHVLELKRRGWLKEIHASCKIWNPSGNQFVNPELSFSDDPKSFTHHLEIDPDMVNQFLKVL; from the coding sequence ATGGGTAAAGTTATTCTAGAGTCTCCCGTTTTCAACGTGGAAGCAGCTTTACAGGCCGCTTCATTTGGCATAGACAGACTGGAACTCTGTGCCAATTTCCCCGAAGGAGGAGAAACCCCCAGTGCAGGAATGCTGAAATTTTTGAAATCTGAAGTGGACATTCCTGTTTTTGTGATGATCCGGCCGAGAGGAGGGGATTTCTACTATTCTCAAAAGGAGCTCATGGTGATGAAGCGTGATATTGAGACTTTGGGATCGCTGGGGGCAGACGGTTTTGTGTTTGGGGTTTTGGATAAGAATGGCTGCGTAAATACGGATGCTTGTGACTCGTTGATCCGTACGGCTAGTGGAAAACCCTGTACTTTCCACCGGGCTTTTGATGCCTCTTCGGATTATTTTGATGCATTAGAAAAAATCATAGGCTGTGATTTTCAGCGTATTTTGACTTCCGGAGGAAAAAATTCTGTCACGGATGGGCTGGATACTATCAAAGCGCTGATGGAAAAAGCCGAGGACCGGATCAGTATCATGCCGGGGGGTGGCTCTAAACCTGAGCATGTACTGGAACTTAAGCGAAGGGGCTGGTTAAAGGAAATACATGCTTCCTGCAAGATTTGGAATCCATCTGGTAATCAGTTTGTCAATCCAGAGCTGTCATTTTCAGATGATCCGAAATCATTTACTCATCACCTGGAAATAGACCCCGATATGGTGAATCAGTTTTTGAAAGTACTCTAA
- a CDS encoding FG-GAP repeat domain-containing protein, protein MNRFQVSVILLAALGVFSCKPISDRKQPPPSLEQLASEDLDLNGEQLANAYCGSCHLKPEPELLPTFIWTEKVLPDMRKRMGLYLPEDFGQPLPEDLGVPQGVYSDIQLIRQENWEKILAYYQENSPTEIPAQAEKKLPQLGVPGFKVSRPEFPSVKGDLTTMLRVKPGTGELWLGDRMKALYILDAQNGFRIRDSIPTDVSPVDIHWYEDGSFDLLTMGRMDPAPDTSGMVSKFSSVEGAWIPDTVLSKLIRPVDMDLADWNADDVPDYTIAEFGDHFGKMSLYISGREESILRKQPGARRSIALDFDHDGDLDVLGMMAQAQEGIYVWLNQGEGDFREKSLLRFHPAFGASDFRFEDMDGDGHRDIVVVNGDNADLSQVLKSYHGVYVFLNDGDNEFEQSYFYPMYGASGLEIADFDGDGRLDMFVLSFFPDSKQEPRQDLLYFRQNPSGGFDPFSVKEDLKGHWLTMTSGDVDLDGDVDVFVGAFEFDDLYKGAQDNWKPFVFLENQFR, encoded by the coding sequence ATGAATAGATTTCAGGTCTCTGTAATCCTCCTTGCTGCTTTGGGTGTATTCTCTTGCAAGCCTATTTCAGATCGAAAACAGCCTCCTCCCAGTTTGGAGCAATTGGCTTCGGAGGATCTTGACTTGAATGGTGAGCAGTTGGCAAATGCCTATTGTGGAAGTTGCCATTTGAAACCTGAACCAGAACTACTTCCTACTTTTATCTGGACGGAAAAGGTTTTGCCGGACATGCGTAAGCGCATGGGGCTATACTTGCCAGAAGATTTCGGACAGCCTTTGCCGGAGGATCTGGGAGTGCCGCAAGGTGTTTATTCTGACATTCAACTGATCCGTCAGGAAAATTGGGAAAAGATCCTGGCTTATTACCAAGAGAATTCTCCCACGGAAATACCCGCCCAGGCAGAAAAAAAGCTTCCCCAATTAGGTGTTCCCGGTTTTAAGGTTTCCCGGCCAGAGTTTCCTTCGGTAAAAGGAGATTTGACCACTATGCTTAGAGTGAAGCCCGGGACTGGTGAGCTCTGGCTGGGAGATCGTATGAAAGCGCTTTACATTTTGGATGCTCAAAACGGTTTTCGTATCAGAGATTCTATTCCCACTGATGTGTCTCCGGTAGATATTCACTGGTATGAGGATGGTAGTTTTGATTTGCTCACCATGGGAAGAATGGATCCTGCTCCGGATACCTCGGGCATGGTAAGCAAGTTTAGCTCGGTAGAAGGGGCTTGGATCCCAGACACTGTCTTGAGTAAACTCATTAGACCAGTGGATATGGATCTGGCTGATTGGAATGCAGATGATGTTCCGGATTATACTATAGCAGAGTTTGGAGATCATTTTGGTAAAATGAGCTTATACATTTCCGGGCGGGAAGAGTCCATTTTGCGCAAGCAGCCCGGCGCCAGAAGGTCTATTGCCTTGGATTTTGATCATGACGGGGATTTGGATGTACTGGGAATGATGGCCCAAGCTCAGGAGGGGATCTATGTTTGGCTCAATCAAGGGGAGGGGGATTTCAGAGAAAAGAGTTTACTGCGTTTTCATCCCGCATTTGGGGCGAGTGATTTTCGATTCGAAGATATGGATGGAGATGGGCATAGAGATATTGTTGTGGTCAATGGGGATAATGCTGATTTATCCCAGGTGCTGAAGAGCTACCATGGAGTTTACGTTTTCCTAAATGATGGAGATAATGAGTTTGAGCAGTCTTATTTTTATCCTATGTACGGTGCAAGTGGCTTGGAGATAGCTGACTTTGACGGGGACGGAAGACTGGATATGTTCGTGTTATCTTTCTTTCCTGACTCCAAGCAGGAGCCAAGGCAGGATTTGCTTTATTTTCGTCAAAACCCATCTGGAGGTTTTGATCCCTTTTCGGTCAAAGAAGATCTAAAGGGGCATTGGCTGACGATGACTTCTGGAGATGTGGATCTGGATGGAGATGTGGATGTTTTCGTTGGGGCATTTGAGTTTGACGACCTGTACAAAGGTGCTCAGGATAACTGGAAACCCTTTGTGTTTCTTGAAAACCAATTCAGGTAA
- a CDS encoding CBS domain-containing protein has product MVKSFQGVRMAEPKKAPIPQIVVSEHMSTNLVTFTPDDTIDKVLEVLTRRKISGAPVVDESGALIGVISEVDCLKEIIKGKYTNTPKFPGKVAEHMSTDLVTISPDLSLFDAASKFLKYKIRRFPVLKDGKLVGQLSLSDVIRAFPRLKDTTW; this is encoded by the coding sequence ATGGTAAAAAGTTTTCAAGGGGTAAGAATGGCAGAACCCAAAAAAGCCCCGATTCCACAAATTGTAGTGAGTGAGCACATGAGTACTAATCTGGTAACCTTTACACCGGATGACACTATTGACAAGGTATTAGAAGTCTTGACTAGAAGGAAGATTTCTGGCGCTCCGGTGGTGGATGAATCTGGTGCCTTAATAGGCGTGATCTCGGAGGTAGATTGTCTCAAGGAAATTATCAAAGGCAAGTATACCAATACGCCTAAATTCCCGGGAAAGGTAGCAGAGCACATGTCCACTGATTTGGTGACTATATCGCCAGACCTTTCCTTGTTTGATGCAGCATCTAAATTTTTGAAATACAAAATCCGTAGATTCCCGGTGCTGAAAGATGGTAAGCTAGTAGGACAGTTAAGTCTCAGCGATGTGATCAGAGCTTTTCCTAGATTGAAGGATACTACCTGGTAA
- a CDS encoding trans-sulfuration enzyme family protein, which produces MSKHFETESIRISPSKSNQREHSAPIYLTSSFTFESAEQARATFADEIEGNIYSRYANPNSSDLIEKVCAAEGTEDGFATASGMAAMFGSIAALLQQGDHVLAARSLFGSTHQLLTRVFPKWGITSTYGDISDFQNWDQLVQPNTKMLFIETPSNPGLEIIDLEWAGKFAAAHNLILVVDNCFASPYLQQPAKWGAHIVTHSATKYIDGQGRVLGGLILGKQDLMKEVHFFARHTGPAISPFNAWILSKSMETLGVRMDRHCSNALKVAEYFEGNSELIGVKYPFLKSHPQYQIAKKQMLQGGGVVTLNLKGGVARAQRFIDQLQMISITANLGDSRSIVTHPASTTHSKLSQEERERVGITDGLVRLSVGLEHQDDIIQDVERALEKSK; this is translated from the coding sequence ATGAGCAAGCATTTCGAAACAGAATCCATTCGGATCTCCCCCTCCAAATCAAATCAGCGGGAGCATTCGGCACCCATATACCTTACTTCCAGCTTTACTTTTGAATCTGCGGAACAGGCCCGGGCTACTTTTGCAGATGAAATAGAAGGTAATATCTATTCCAGGTATGCCAACCCCAATTCAAGTGACCTCATCGAGAAAGTCTGTGCCGCCGAAGGCACTGAAGATGGCTTTGCCACCGCCTCTGGCATGGCTGCCATGTTTGGGAGCATAGCAGCTTTACTGCAGCAAGGCGATCATGTCTTAGCTGCCCGATCTTTATTTGGCTCCACACATCAGTTACTGACCCGCGTATTTCCAAAGTGGGGCATCACATCTACTTACGGAGACATTTCAGATTTTCAAAACTGGGATCAGCTGGTTCAGCCCAATACCAAAATGCTTTTCATAGAGACTCCTTCAAACCCCGGCTTGGAGATAATCGACCTAGAATGGGCGGGAAAGTTTGCGGCAGCACATAACCTGATTTTAGTAGTGGACAATTGCTTTGCATCACCCTATTTACAGCAACCTGCCAAATGGGGCGCTCACATTGTGACGCACAGTGCAACGAAGTATATAGATGGTCAAGGCCGGGTTTTGGGTGGTTTGATTTTGGGAAAACAGGATTTGATGAAGGAAGTGCACTTCTTTGCGCGCCACACCGGCCCAGCTATATCTCCATTTAACGCCTGGATTTTAAGCAAAAGTATGGAGACCTTGGGGGTAAGGATGGATAGACATTGCAGCAATGCCCTTAAAGTAGCTGAGTACTTCGAAGGAAATTCTGAGCTCATCGGAGTCAAATACCCTTTCTTAAAATCTCATCCGCAATACCAAATCGCCAAGAAACAGATGCTTCAAGGAGGAGGCGTGGTCACCCTAAACTTAAAAGGAGGAGTAGCCAGAGCCCAGCGCTTTATTGATCAACTTCAGATGATCTCCATCACTGCCAATCTTGGTGACAGCCGCAGTATAGTCACGCACCCAGCTTCTACGACCCACAGCAAGCTTTCACAGGAAGAAAGAGAAAGAGTAGGTATCACCGATGGCTTGGTAAGACTATCTGTAGGGCTTGAACATCAGGATGATATCATTCAAGATGTAGAGAGAGCGCTTGAAAAATCTAAGTAA
- the pth gene encoding aminoacyl-tRNA hydrolase, with translation MKYLIVGLGNIGPEYELTRHNIGFLTLDRLADKQGCHWSSERLAFKSEFKYKGRAIHLIKPTTYMNLSGKSMSYWMKSLQIPKENVLVIVDDVAIPFGKTRMKTKGSSAGHNGLKNIEELTGGQNYPRLRMGIGDDFPKGRQVDFVLGKFTEPEFAELPLQMDKAIEMILSFCTIGIERTMNQFND, from the coding sequence ATGAAATACCTCATAGTAGGATTGGGAAACATTGGCCCTGAATACGAACTCACCAGACATAATATTGGCTTTTTAACTTTGGATAGGCTTGCTGACAAGCAAGGGTGCCATTGGAGTAGCGAGCGATTGGCTTTTAAATCTGAGTTTAAATACAAAGGAAGAGCCATCCATTTGATCAAGCCAACTACCTACATGAACCTGAGTGGTAAATCCATGAGCTATTGGATGAAAAGCCTGCAAATCCCCAAAGAAAATGTATTGGTCATAGTGGACGATGTAGCTATTCCTTTTGGGAAAACCCGCATGAAAACCAAGGGAAGTTCAGCTGGTCATAATGGACTGAAGAACATAGAAGAGCTGACTGGTGGACAAAACTACCCTAGGTTAAGAATGGGAATAGGCGACGATTTTCCCAAAGGGCGTCAAGTGGATTTTGTATTGGGAAAGTTCACAGAGCCCGAATTTGCAGAACTGCCCCTTCAGATGGACAAGGCCATAGAAATGATTTTATCTTTCTGCACTATAGGAATAGAACGCACTATGAATCAATTTAACGATTGA
- a CDS encoding 50S ribosomal protein L25/general stress protein Ctc yields MKTLEVIGFKRANLDSASLTELRENGNVPCVVYGPGIKEQIHFYSPAILFKELIYTPEVHLVELNIEGTIIKAVLKEAQFHPVSEVLLHADFVAFADDKPIKFEIPVKVVGNSPGLAKGGKLELKTRVLKVKGLAKDFPDFITVDISDLELGKSFKVEDLKVEGFEIQTSPSVSIVTIGIPRALRGKKTEEEAE; encoded by the coding sequence ATGAAAACACTAGAGGTTATAGGGTTTAAAAGAGCAAATCTCGACAGTGCGAGCCTGACTGAGCTAAGAGAAAATGGCAATGTTCCTTGCGTCGTTTATGGACCAGGTATCAAAGAGCAGATTCACTTCTACTCACCTGCAATCCTTTTCAAGGAATTGATCTACACTCCAGAAGTTCACTTGGTTGAGTTGAACATCGAAGGCACCATCATCAAAGCGGTATTGAAAGAAGCACAATTCCATCCGGTAAGTGAAGTTCTACTTCATGCGGATTTTGTAGCTTTCGCAGATGACAAGCCTATCAAATTTGAAATCCCAGTTAAAGTAGTAGGAAACTCTCCAGGTCTTGCCAAAGGTGGTAAACTAGAGTTGAAAACTAGAGTATTGAAAGTTAAAGGTCTTGCTAAAGACTTCCCTGACTTCATCACTGTAGATATTTCCGACTTGGAACTAGGAAAATCTTTCAAAGTAGAAGATCTAAAAGTAGAAGGATTCGAAATCCAAACCAGCCCAAGCGTTTCTATCGTGACTATCGGTATTCCAAGAGCACTTAGAGGCAAGAAAACTGAAGAGGAAGCAGAATAA
- a CDS encoding ribose-phosphate pyrophosphokinase, with protein MSEVKIFSGTNSQSLAEKIAKSYGKKLGDLTLSKFSDGELSPSFNESIRGCTVFLVQGTNPPSDNLLELCLMIDAAKRASAYKVCAVIPYFGYARQDRKDRPRVSIAAKLIANMITSAGADRIMACDLHAGQIQGFFDIPLDHLNGSAIFVPYLNSLRLPNMIFAAPDVGGVARARAYAKHFEVEMVVCDKHRKRANEIASMQVIGDVEGKDVILVDDLVDTAGTLCKASQIVMDKGATSVRAIATHGVLSGKAYDNINNSPLEELVITDTITPKQQSPKIKVLTVADLYAKAIHAVTGNTSISSLFI; from the coding sequence ATGTCCGAAGTAAAAATATTTTCCGGCACAAACAGCCAATCCCTGGCAGAGAAAATCGCCAAAAGCTATGGTAAAAAACTCGGAGACCTCACCCTCTCCAAATTTAGTGACGGAGAGCTTTCTCCCAGCTTCAACGAATCCATCAGAGGCTGTACAGTTTTTCTAGTTCAAGGTACAAACCCGCCTTCAGACAACCTATTGGAACTTTGTCTCATGATAGACGCTGCCAAAAGAGCCAGTGCTTATAAGGTTTGCGCTGTAATCCCCTATTTTGGCTATGCCAGACAGGATAGAAAAGATAGACCTAGAGTGTCTATTGCAGCCAAGTTGATTGCCAACATGATCACCTCTGCAGGGGCTGACAGGATTATGGCATGCGACCTTCACGCGGGGCAAATTCAAGGTTTTTTTGACATTCCGTTGGATCATTTGAATGGATCAGCTATTTTTGTGCCCTATTTGAATTCGCTAAGGCTTCCGAACATGATTTTTGCTGCTCCAGATGTAGGAGGAGTAGCAAGAGCCAGGGCTTACGCCAAGCATTTCGAAGTAGAAATGGTCGTCTGTGACAAGCATAGAAAAAGGGCCAACGAGATTGCTTCCATGCAGGTAATCGGTGACGTGGAAGGGAAAGATGTAATATTGGTGGATGACCTAGTCGATACTGCGGGGACGCTTTGCAAGGCATCGCAGATCGTCATGGACAAAGGAGCCACTTCAGTAAGAGCTATAGCCACTCATGGGGTGCTTTCTGGCAAAGCTTATGACAACATCAATAATTCACCCCTAGAGGAATTAGTTATCACTGACACCATCACCCCAAAGCAGCAATCTCCAAAAATCAAAGTACTGACAGTAGCTGACCTGTACGCCAAAGCAATCCATGCGGTGACTGGCAACACATCTATCAGTTCTTTATTCATTTAA
- a CDS encoding M14 metallopeptidase family protein — protein sequence MLMRIRFTILFLFLCFALQTFAQDIPTPKSHFGFDIGDDYQLANFTQTEAYFKKVAEASDRVQMVEIGKTEYGRSQPMMIVTAPQNFEMLGRYKKISQTLAHAEITKEEAERLSVEGKPVVWIDGGLHANEVVGPHQLIETLYQLASREDAETLAILDNVIVLLVHANPDGMEIMSDWYMRKEDPAKRDQNIPILYQKYVGHDNNRDFYMNNMSEAANMSLQQYVEWIPQIIYNHHQTGPAGTVVAGPPYRDPFNHVFDPLIITSLDAVGAAMINRMHQEDKPGYTRLDGSVFSTWWNGGLRTTPYYHNIIGILTEIIGNPTPGKVPLVPDRLIPDNATPYPVTPQDWHFKQSIDYSVSLNYAILNHAVRHGDELLYNIWLMGKKSIDKGSRDYVTMYPKYAQAVKDAYADAQNGNSSSSRRGLPSEYYDSIYSAPANRDPRGYILSADQPDFPTAVKFMNALIKSGILVEKASAEFTVNGKTYPANSFIVKTAQAFRPHVIDMFEPQDHPNDFQYPGGPPVRPYDAAGWTLALQMGVEFDRLYEGFDGPFERIPYGEIQAPPAKPLSSSSGYLLDVRNNNSFMAVNDLLKANVKVYRISTMSDGLPAGSFYVSNAGKKELEIASQEYGVYPVPVRNMPKGSDEIKPARIGLYDYYGGSMPSGWVRWMLEQFHFDFQLVFPQEIDAGGLNEKYDVLLFISSGIPGVGSRGYSRSQPDAEEIDEQYHHMLGGFTVDTSVPQIEEFIQNGGEVITVGSATALAYHLDLPVADALTEIAPDGSIKPLSGEKYYVPGSVLEMQVDNSVSINYGMGDSAYIMFNRSPVFKLAPSAANSGVKAIAWFGEEEPLRSGWAWGQSYLKNGVTAFEAQLGKGKFYAFGPEITFRAQSHGTFKMLFNGLYR from the coding sequence ATGCTTATGAGAATTCGATTTACGATTTTATTCCTGTTTTTGTGTTTTGCACTTCAGACATTCGCACAGGATATTCCTACCCCAAAGTCCCATTTTGGATTTGACATAGGGGATGATTACCAGCTGGCAAATTTCACCCAGACAGAAGCTTACTTTAAAAAGGTAGCCGAAGCCAGCGACCGGGTGCAGATGGTAGAGATAGGAAAGACTGAATATGGTCGATCACAACCTATGATGATCGTGACTGCTCCACAGAACTTCGAAATGCTGGGTAGGTATAAGAAAATCTCCCAAACCCTGGCTCATGCCGAAATCACTAAGGAAGAAGCTGAACGGCTCTCCGTAGAAGGCAAGCCTGTGGTATGGATAGACGGAGGCCTGCATGCCAATGAAGTGGTAGGGCCTCATCAATTGATAGAAACACTCTATCAGTTGGCATCAAGAGAAGATGCTGAGACGCTTGCTATCCTTGATAATGTCATTGTCCTACTGGTGCATGCCAACCCTGACGGTATGGAGATCATGTCTGATTGGTACATGCGAAAAGAGGATCCAGCTAAGCGCGATCAAAATATTCCTATTCTCTACCAGAAATATGTGGGGCATGATAATAACCGTGACTTCTACATGAACAATATGAGCGAGGCGGCCAACATGTCTCTCCAGCAATATGTAGAGTGGATCCCCCAAATCATCTATAATCATCATCAAACAGGCCCTGCTGGTACAGTAGTGGCCGGACCTCCCTATAGGGATCCATTTAATCATGTTTTTGATCCTTTGATTATTACCAGTCTGGATGCAGTAGGTGCTGCTATGATCAATAGAATGCATCAGGAGGACAAGCCAGGATATACCCGTTTGGATGGTTCTGTGTTTTCTACCTGGTGGAACGGTGGACTTCGTACCACTCCTTATTACCATAATATCATCGGGATTTTGACTGAGATCATCGGGAATCCAACTCCAGGCAAGGTGCCTTTGGTTCCGGATCGCTTGATTCCTGACAACGCCACACCGTACCCGGTCACACCTCAGGATTGGCATTTCAAACAGTCTATTGACTACTCGGTGTCTTTAAATTATGCGATTCTAAATCATGCCGTGAGGCATGGGGATGAGCTGCTCTACAATATCTGGCTGATGGGAAAGAAATCCATTGATAAAGGTAGCCGGGATTATGTGACCATGTATCCCAAGTATGCCCAGGCAGTGAAAGATGCGTACGCTGATGCTCAAAACGGAAACTCCAGCTCTTCTCGCAGAGGATTGCCCTCAGAATATTACGATTCTATTTATTCTGCTCCTGCAAATAGAGACCCTAGAGGTTATATCCTATCGGCTGACCAGCCTGATTTTCCTACGGCAGTGAAATTTATGAACGCACTGATCAAGTCAGGTATACTAGTGGAAAAAGCCAGTGCTGAATTCACTGTGAATGGGAAAACCTATCCTGCCAACTCTTTTATAGTCAAAACAGCCCAGGCTTTCCGCCCCCATGTCATCGATATGTTCGAGCCACAGGATCACCCAAATGACTTTCAATACCCAGGCGGGCCTCCTGTACGACCGTATGATGCAGCTGGGTGGACTTTAGCTCTGCAGATGGGGGTAGAGTTTGATCGCCTTTATGAAGGGTTTGACGGGCCATTTGAGCGGATTCCCTATGGAGAGATTCAAGCACCTCCAGCGAAACCACTGAGCAGTAGCTCTGGCTATCTTTTGGATGTGAGAAATAACAACAGCTTTATGGCGGTGAATGATCTGCTGAAGGCAAATGTAAAAGTATATAGAATCAGTACTATGAGTGATGGCCTTCCTGCCGGGTCATTTTATGTGAGCAATGCCGGTAAGAAGGAGCTGGAAATAGCTTCCCAGGAATACGGAGTGTACCCGGTGCCGGTGAGGAATATGCCAAAGGGATCTGATGAGATCAAACCAGCTAGAATTGGCCTTTATGATTATTATGGAGGATCTATGCCTTCTGGATGGGTACGCTGGATGCTGGAGCAGTTTCATTTTGATTTCCAATTGGTTTTCCCTCAGGAAATAGATGCTGGTGGATTAAATGAAAAATATGACGTTTTACTTTTCATCAGTTCAGGTATACCTGGAGTAGGGTCAAGAGGGTATTCTAGATCTCAGCCAGATGCTGAGGAAATAGATGAGCAGTATCACCACATGTTGGGTGGTTTTACAGTGGATACATCTGTTCCTCAGATCGAGGAGTTTATCCAAAATGGGGGAGAAGTGATTACGGTTGGGTCTGCGACTGCTTTGGCTTACCATCTCGATTTGCCGGTGGCTGATGCGTTAACAGAAATAGCTCCCGATGGTTCTATCAAGCCATTGAGTGGGGAGAAATACTATGTTCCTGGCTCTGTGCTGGAAATGCAGGTTGATAACTCAGTGTCGATTAATTACGGGATGGGAGATAGTGCCTACATCATGTTTAACAGAAGCCCGGTATTCAAGCTAGCACCGTCTGCGGCAAATTCAGGTGTGAAGGCTATAGCTTGGTTTGGAGAGGAGGAACCTTTGCGCAGCGGCTGGGCATGGGGGCAGTCTTATCTGAAAAATGGCGTAACGGCGTTTGAAGCGCAGCTAGGTAAAGGTAAATTCTATGCCTTCGGTCCGGAGATTACCTTCAGGGCTCAGTCTCACGGAACTTTCAAAATGCTTTTCAACGGGCTTTACAGGTAA
- a CDS encoding EcsC family protein produces MDPYLHYVNAELGLWLQQMKKKSGLFGNITHGVQSKINEWIPDKVHKAITLAIENMVKVVIKGSSWIRPKAPDEMELKVRELKIRNRIKWYRNTASAEGAVTGAGGILLGFADFPAFLTIKMKMLFDIAALYGFDTRDYQERLFLLYVFQLSFSSQQRRNDLIGLIENWEEYRDSLPRDLNEFDWKTFQLDYRDYIDLAKLAQLIPIVGAGVGAIANYRLTELLGKTAMNAYRLRFLNKGK; encoded by the coding sequence ATGGATCCATACTTACATTATGTCAATGCGGAATTAGGGCTTTGGCTTCAACAGATGAAGAAGAAGTCAGGGCTCTTCGGTAATATCACGCATGGTGTCCAAAGTAAAATCAATGAATGGATTCCTGACAAAGTCCATAAAGCGATAACCTTAGCTATTGAGAATATGGTGAAGGTGGTGATTAAGGGTTCCTCTTGGATCAGGCCAAAAGCTCCTGATGAAATGGAACTTAAAGTACGTGAATTAAAAATCCGAAACCGGATCAAATGGTACAGAAACACCGCTTCTGCTGAGGGGGCTGTTACTGGTGCAGGAGGTATATTGCTTGGGTTTGCAGATTTTCCTGCCTTTCTGACCATCAAGATGAAGATGCTGTTTGATATTGCGGCTTTGTATGGTTTTGATACCAGGGATTATCAGGAAAGGCTCTTTTTACTTTATGTTTTTCAGCTCAGTTTTTCCTCCCAACAAAGAAGAAATGATCTAATAGGGTTGATAGAGAACTGGGAGGAGTACCGAGATTCCTTGCCGAGGGATTTGAATGAATTTGATTGGAAGACCTTTCAGTTGGATTATCGGGACTATATAGATTTAGCTAAACTGGCTCAATTGATCCCAATCGTGGGTGCTGGCGTGGGAGCAATCGCCAATTACAGACTTACTGAACTGCTCGGTAAAACGGCAATGAACGCATATCGACTTCGCTTTTTGAACAAAGGAAAGTAG
- a CDS encoding aminotransferase class V-fold PLP-dependent enzyme — MDCQKHLFNLDPDIHYLNCAYKAPLLKKAEEAGIKAIQLERNPVNIKPSDFFTGVKEVKSRFAKLIASDPLQVAVIPSTSYGFATALNNISAEPGMKAITVGDEFPSGYLSLRRWCDRHSAKLEVIKPGADMRSMGTDWNQRILDSIDGLTTVVLLSSVHWMNGVQFDLESIGQKCRTVGAKFIVDGTQSVGAFPMDVKKFKIDALICATYKWLFGPYGLGMAFYGDAFDNGIPLEESWMNRTNSQNFGDLTNYDPEYTEEAGRYNVGEMSNFILMPMLNQALIQLNEWTVSEISEYCRDLTRPLFEYFESVGVEVVEAKFRSHHLFGIRLPEEVDADLLKVNLEASGVYLSFRGDLIRIAVNVFNTEEDISSLIQVFERSRSPG; from the coding sequence ATGGACTGCCAAAAGCACCTTTTTAACCTAGATCCTGATATTCATTACCTGAATTGTGCCTATAAGGCGCCACTGCTGAAGAAAGCTGAGGAGGCCGGTATAAAGGCTATCCAATTGGAAAGAAATCCGGTCAATATAAAGCCTTCAGATTTTTTTACGGGGGTGAAAGAGGTCAAAAGCCGTTTCGCAAAGCTGATTGCCAGTGATCCCTTGCAAGTGGCGGTCATTCCTTCTACTTCTTATGGCTTTGCTACCGCTCTAAACAATATATCAGCCGAGCCAGGTATGAAAGCAATCACTGTGGGAGATGAGTTTCCTAGTGGATACTTGTCTTTACGGCGCTGGTGTGATCGGCATAGTGCTAAACTGGAAGTAATAAAACCTGGGGCTGACATGCGGAGTATGGGAACGGACTGGAATCAGCGAATCCTGGATAGCATAGACGGATTAACCACTGTGGTGTTGCTTTCGTCTGTCCACTGGATGAATGGAGTGCAGTTTGATCTGGAAAGCATAGGGCAGAAATGTAGGACTGTGGGGGCCAAATTTATCGTGGACGGAACCCAGTCGGTAGGGGCTTTTCCTATGGATGTAAAGAAATTCAAAATCGATGCGTTGATTTGTGCTACCTACAAGTGGCTTTTTGGTCCTTATGGATTGGGAATGGCTTTTTATGGAGATGCATTTGACAATGGTATTCCCCTAGAAGAATCTTGGATGAATAGAACCAACTCCCAAAATTTTGGGGATCTTACGAATTATGACCCGGAATACACCGAGGAGGCAGGCCGGTATAATGTAGGTGAAATGAGCAATTTTATCTTGATGCCCATGTTAAATCAGGCATTGATACAGCTGAATGAATGGACAGTTTCAGAGATTTCTGAGTATTGTCGAGACTTGACCAGACCGCTTTTTGAATACTTTGAAAGCGTAGGTGTGGAGGTGGTCGAGGCTAAGTTCAGGTCCCATCATCTTTTTGGGATAAGGCTGCCGGAGGAGGTAGATGCAGATCTGCTGAAGGTGAATCTCGAAGCATCCGGGGTTTATCTTTCTTTTCGGGGAGACCTGATCCGGATCGCAGTCAATGTTTTCAATACTGAAGAGGATATTTCCAGTTTGATTCAAGTGTTTGAGCGAAGTAGATCGCCTGGATAA